A single Primulina huaijiensis isolate GDHJ02 unplaced genomic scaffold, ASM1229523v2 scaffold28437, whole genome shotgun sequence DNA region contains:
- the LOC140967837 gene encoding RING-H2 finger protein ATL8-like, producing the protein MASRSRLMGGANLTPKLSTPPEGLSTVTVKPVNSDLVVILATLLCALICVLGLVTVSRCTWIRRIYGRTVASPPEAAHSPRPANRGLKKKVLKSLPKLTYGEDGEYAGKLADDCAICLAEFASGEEIRVMPQCGHGFHVGCIDMWLESRSSCPSCRQIFVAARCQNCGSFPVAASDGACLENAA; encoded by the coding sequence ATGGCTTCCCGTTCCCGTCTTATGGGCGGCGCAAATTTGACGCCGAAACTGAGTACGCCACCGGAAGGCTTATCGACAGTAACCGTCAAACCCGTGAACTCAGACTTGGTCGTAATCCTAGCCACTCTCCTCTGCGCGCTCATCTGCGTGCTCGGCCTCGTCACCGTCTCGCGCTGCACCTGGATCCGTCGCATCTACGGCAGGACAGTGGCTTCACCTCCCGAGGCGGCGCATTCTCCACGACCAGCAAACAGAGGCCTAAAAAAGAAGGTGTTGAAGTCTCTCCCGAAGCTCACATACGGAGAAGACGGCGAGTATGCTGGAAAACTTGCCGACGACTGCGCCATTTGCTTGGCGGAGTTCGCTAGCGGGGAGGAGATCCGGGTTATGCCGCAGTGTGGCCATGGATTCCACGTCGGATGCATTGACATGTGGCTAGAGTCTCGTTCTTCATGTCCGTCGTGCCGTCAGATTTTTGTGGCGGCGCGTTGTCAAAACTGTGGCAGCTTTCCGGTGGCCGCATCCGACGGTGCATGTTTAGAAAACGCCGCCAG